The following are encoded in a window of Castanea sativa cultivar Marrone di Chiusa Pesio chromosome 5, ASM4071231v1 genomic DNA:
- the LOC142635291 gene encoding uncharacterized protein LOC142635291, translating to MGTKLHNEVMNKLKHEMGYTQGLGFSSNGNSGGLVLLWKPESKVEICKFSKWYIDAFVDSDNNGDVWHLVGFYEHPDTSKREETWTLLESLAPISSLPWLCIGHYNKITKVVEKEGGNERPLRQMARFRSVMHHCGFADLGFYGALFTSFKNHSDEGRLKIKLDWGLATNAWRQKLPEATIRHIENLTSDHSFLALRIASTGRYQKKKHKKLFRFEAMWLQDPRTRRNLVMWEEKLQELQKRLHELELWGTTRQGEVEILQCRKDLNIWLDAESTMWNQWSSNTWLVSGDRNTGFFHVKASNRFRRNTIKGLCDETGAWHKEDIMVENIVVGYFNSIFQSNEQCDATEVVEVIQPVA from the exons ATGGGGACTAAACTACACAATGAGGTTATGAATAAGTTGAAACATGAAATGGGTTACACACAAGGTCTTGGTTTCTCGAGTAATGGCAACAGTGGAGGACTTGTGTTACTTTGGAAACCAGAATCTAAGGTTGAGATTTGTAAATTTTCTAAATGGTACATAGATGCTTTTGTTGATAGTGATAACAATGGGGATGTATGGCATTTAGTAGGCTTTTATGAACACCCTGATACTAGTAAGAGGGAGGAGACATGGACACTGCTAGAATCTCTTGCCCCAATTAGTTCGTTACCATGGTTGTGCATTGGGCACtacaacaaaattacaaaagttGTTGAGAAGGAAGGGGGCAATGAACGACCACTTCGACAAATGGCCAGATTTCGAAGTGTGATGCACCATTGTGGATTTGCTGATCTTGGCTTCTATGGAGCACTATTTACGTCGTTTAAAAATCACTCAGATGAAGGCCGTTTGAAGATTAAATTGGACTGGGGGTTGGCAACTAATGCATGGAGACAGAAACTCCCCGAAGCTACTATCCGtcatattgaaaatttgacttcaGACCACTCTTTCCTTGCACTCCGAATAGCTTCAACAGGGAGATATcagaaaaagaaacacaaaaaacttTTTCGATTTGAGGCTATGTGGCTTCAAGATCCTAG AACAAGGCGGAATTTGGTCATGTGGGAAGAAAAGTTGCAAGAGCTACAAAAGCGATTACATGAGCTGGAACTATGGGGAACGACAAGACAAGGTGAAGTTGAAATTCTTCAATGCCGAAAGGACTTGAATATTTGGCTAGATGCAGAAAGTACAATGTGGAATCAATGGTCTTCCAATACATGGCTGGTTAGCGGGGATCGAAACACTGGTTTCTTCCATGTGAAGGCCTCAAATCGATTTCGAAGAAATACTATCAAGGGCTTATGTGATGAAACTGGAGCATGGCATAAGGAGGACATAATGGTGGAGAACATTGTTGTGGgttatttcaattcaattttccAGTCAAATGAACAATGTGATGCAACTGAGGTTGTGGAAGTCATTCAACCAGTAGCTTAA